One window from the genome of Marinobacter sp. es.048 encodes:
- the ahcY gene encoding adenosylhomocysteinase, whose product MSTPAEKLNSFDDYKVRDISLAGWGRKEINIAEGEMPALMKLREKYKAEQPLKGANVMGCIHMTIQTAVLIETLIELGANVRWSSCNIFSTQDQAAAAIAAQGIPVFAWKGETDEEYDWCLERTVGADVEGWEPNMILDDGGDLTALLHEKYPEVLANCHGVTEETTTGVHRLQEMLREGSLKVPAINVNDAVTKAKNDNKYGCRHSLNDAIKRATDHLMAGKKALVIGYGDVGKGSAASLRQEGMIVKVTEADPICAMQACMDGFEVVSPYLDGVNTGTESAVNRDLLQNTDLLVTTTGNMNVCDAHMLKAIKSGAVVCNIGHFDNEIDTAYMRKNWEWDEVKPQVHVVYRDKATNDHLILLSEGRLVNLGNATGHPSRIMDGSFANQVLAQMYLFERKFADLPEDAREKGVYVQVLPKHLDEEVARAMVEGFGGVITRMTPEQAKYIGVPVEGPYKPESYKY is encoded by the coding sequence ATGAGCACTCCCGCAGAAAAACTGAACAGCTTTGACGACTACAAAGTTCGCGATATTTCCCTGGCCGGCTGGGGCCGGAAGGAAATCAACATCGCTGAAGGCGAAATGCCTGCCCTGATGAAACTCCGTGAGAAGTACAAGGCCGAGCAGCCGCTGAAAGGCGCCAACGTTATGGGCTGCATTCACATGACCATTCAGACTGCCGTGCTGATCGAGACGCTGATTGAGCTGGGCGCGAACGTGCGCTGGTCTTCGTGCAACATCTTCTCCACCCAGGACCAGGCCGCAGCCGCCATCGCGGCACAGGGCATCCCCGTGTTTGCCTGGAAAGGCGAAACCGATGAAGAGTACGACTGGTGTCTTGAGCGCACTGTCGGAGCCGACGTAGAGGGCTGGGAACCGAACATGATTCTGGACGATGGCGGCGACCTGACCGCCCTGCTCCATGAAAAATACCCGGAAGTGCTGGCTAACTGCCACGGCGTGACCGAAGAAACCACCACCGGTGTACACCGCCTGCAGGAAATGCTGCGCGAGGGCTCCCTGAAGGTTCCGGCCATCAACGTGAACGATGCCGTCACCAAGGCCAAGAACGACAACAAATACGGTTGTCGCCACAGCCTGAACGATGCCATCAAACGCGCCACCGACCACCTGATGGCTGGCAAAAAAGCCCTGGTAATTGGCTACGGCGATGTGGGCAAGGGCTCTGCTGCTTCGCTGCGTCAGGAAGGCATGATTGTAAAAGTGACCGAGGCCGATCCTATCTGTGCGATGCAGGCCTGCATGGATGGTTTCGAAGTGGTGTCTCCGTACCTTGACGGTGTGAACACCGGTACCGAGTCTGCGGTGAACCGCGATCTGCTGCAGAACACCGATCTTCTCGTCACCACCACTGGCAACATGAATGTTTGCGACGCGCACATGCTGAAAGCCATCAAGTCTGGCGCAGTCGTATGCAACATCGGTCACTTCGACAACGAGATCGATACCGCCTACATGCGTAAGAACTGGGAATGGGACGAGGTGAAGCCGCAGGTGCACGTTGTGTACCGCGACAAGGCCACCAACGACCACCTGATTCTGTTGTCCGAAGGCCGCCTGGTTAACCTGGGTAACGCCACCGGTCACCCGTCACGGATCATGGATGGCTCCTTTGCCAACCAGGTTCTGGCACAGATGTACCTGTTCGAGCGCAAGTTCGCCGATCTGCCGGAAGATGCCCGTGAGAAAGGCGTGTATGTGCAGGTTCTACCCAAGCACCTGGATGAGGAAGTGGCCCGCGCCATGGTGGAAGGCTTCGGTGGCGTGATCACCAGGATGACGCCGGAGCAGGCCAAATACATCGGTGTACCGGTCGAAGGCCCGTACAAGCCAGAAAGCTACAAGTACTGA
- the metK gene encoding methionine adenosyltransferase: MADYNIFTSESVSEGHPDKLADQISDAVLDAILTDDPHARVACETMVKTGVAIVGGEITTSAWVDLEDLVRGVIKDIGYTSSKVGYDGDTCGIINIIGKQSVDIAQGVDRKKPEDQGAGDQGLMFGYASNETDVLMPAPITFSHRLVQRQAEARKSGLLPWLRPDAKSQVTCRYENGRVAGIDAVVLSTQHDEDVTQEDLKEAVMELIVKHALPAELLHKDTQFHINPTGKFVIGGPVGDCGLTGRKIIVDTYGGMARHGGGAFSGKDPSKVDRSAAYAGRYVAKNIVAAGLADKCEIQVSYAIGVAQPTSISLNTFGTGKISDDKIIELVRQNFDLRPYAITNMLDLLHPMYRATAAYGHFGRDPYEMTVGGETFTAFPWEKTDRAAALKDAAGI; the protein is encoded by the coding sequence ATGGCTGACTACAACATCTTCACTTCCGAATCGGTCTCTGAAGGCCATCCGGACAAACTGGCAGACCAGATCTCTGATGCCGTGCTGGACGCCATCCTGACCGACGATCCCCATGCCCGTGTTGCCTGCGAAACCATGGTAAAAACCGGTGTGGCCATCGTTGGTGGTGAGATCACCACCAGTGCCTGGGTAGATCTGGAAGACCTGGTGCGCGGCGTGATCAAGGACATCGGTTACACCTCCTCGAAAGTGGGCTACGACGGCGACACCTGCGGCATCATCAACATCATCGGCAAGCAGTCCGTCGATATCGCCCAGGGCGTCGACCGTAAGAAGCCGGAAGACCAGGGCGCCGGCGACCAGGGCCTGATGTTCGGCTATGCCAGCAACGAAACCGATGTGCTGATGCCAGCGCCGATCACCTTCTCTCACCGTCTGGTTCAGCGCCAGGCAGAGGCCCGCAAGAGCGGCCTGCTGCCGTGGCTGCGCCCGGACGCCAAGAGCCAGGTGACCTGCCGCTACGAAAACGGCCGGGTTGCCGGTATCGACGCGGTGGTTCTGTCAACTCAGCACGATGAAGACGTGACGCAGGAAGACCTGAAAGAAGCGGTGATGGAACTGATCGTCAAGCACGCGCTGCCAGCCGAACTGCTGCACAAGGACACCCAGTTCCATATCAACCCGACCGGCAAGTTCGTCATCGGTGGCCCCGTTGGTGACTGTGGCCTGACCGGCCGCAAGATCATCGTAGATACATACGGCGGCATGGCACGCCACGGTGGCGGTGCCTTCTCCGGCAAGGACCCCTCCAAGGTTGACCGTTCCGCGGCTTACGCCGGCCGATACGTAGCCAAGAACATCGTTGCCGCGGGCCTGGCCGACAAGTGTGAGATCCAGGTGTCCTACGCCATTGGCGTGGCGCAGCCGACCTCTATCTCCCTGAACACCTTCGGCACCGGTAAGATCAGCGACGACAAGATCATTGAACTGGTGCGCCAGAACTTCGATCTGCGCCCGTACGCGATCACCAACATGCTCGACCTGCTGCATCCGATGTACCGGGCGACCGCAGCCTATGGCCACTTCGGCCGCGACCCCTATGAAATGACGGTGGGCGGCGAGACCTTCACCGCCTTCCCATGGGAGAAGACCGATCGCGCCGCAGCCCTCAAGGATGCTGCTGGTATCTAA
- a CDS encoding ArsR/SmtB family transcription factor, whose product MTSMNAHADNLSSVQALAPIFKASGDPLRLEILRVLRRDTFGVLELSQLFDMRQSGMSHHLKVMNKAGLLEPQREGNAIFYRRPLHLDSDKPTDQTIRQVFEAVDRVPLPPHLQERIEAIRTQRANQSQAFFARHAEQFREQQELIAAFDLYAEPVAEMIRKRSRKQEWQAALEIGPGEGAFLPVLAALCGHVVALDNSRDMLAKATRTCIDERLNNIDLIEGVTDTLLARGDAFDLVVANMVLHHVPSPADIFLDAAALMNNGGCFVISDLCSHDQDWAKTNCGDLWLGFEPEELTAWAADAGLVAGEQLFIGLRNGFQIQVREFWKHDGQI is encoded by the coding sequence ATGACATCCATGAACGCACACGCCGACAACCTGTCCTCCGTGCAGGCGCTGGCTCCGATCTTCAAAGCGAGCGGAGATCCGTTGCGCCTGGAGATTTTGCGTGTACTGAGAAGGGATACTTTCGGTGTTCTGGAGCTCAGCCAGCTGTTCGATATGCGCCAGTCCGGCATGAGCCATCACCTGAAGGTGATGAACAAGGCCGGTCTGCTTGAGCCCCAGCGCGAGGGCAATGCGATTTTCTATCGCCGCCCGCTGCATCTGGACAGCGACAAGCCAACCGATCAGACCATTCGTCAGGTATTCGAAGCGGTAGACCGGGTGCCGTTGCCGCCGCACCTGCAGGAACGGATTGAAGCCATCCGCACCCAGCGCGCAAACCAGTCCCAGGCCTTCTTTGCTCGCCATGCCGAGCAGTTCCGGGAGCAGCAGGAGCTGATCGCCGCCTTTGATCTTTATGCCGAGCCGGTAGCGGAAATGATCCGCAAGAGGTCCCGCAAGCAGGAGTGGCAGGCGGCTCTGGAAATCGGCCCCGGTGAAGGCGCCTTCCTGCCGGTGCTGGCCGCGCTTTGCGGGCATGTGGTGGCACTCGATAACAGCCGTGACATGCTGGCCAAGGCAACCCGCACCTGCATCGATGAACGACTGAACAACATTGACCTGATTGAGGGCGTTACCGACACCCTGCTGGCCCGGGGCGATGCGTTTGACCTGGTGGTTGCCAACATGGTTCTGCACCACGTGCCCAGCCCCGCAGACATCTTCCTGGATGCCGCAGCACTGATGAACAACGGCGGCTGCTTCGTAATCAGCGATTTGTGCAGTCACGACCAGGACTGGGCGAAAACAAACTGCGGTGATCTCTGGTTGGGCTTTGAACCGGAGGAGCTCACCGCCTGGGCAGCGGACGCCGGCCTGGTGGCCGGAGAGCAGCTGTTTATCGGCTTGCGGAACGGTTTCCAGATTCAGGTTCGGGAATTCTGGAAACACGACGGCCAGATTTGA
- the tkt gene encoding transketolase: MPSRKDLANAIRALSMDAVQKAKSGHPGAPMGMADIAEVLWNDYLNHNPANPQWANRDRFVLSNGHGSMLQYSLLHLSGYDVSIEDIKNFRQLHSKTPGHPEYGYTPGIETTTGPLGQGIANAVGFAIAEKSLAAQFNRPGHEIVDHYTYAFLGDGCLMEGISHEVASLAGTLGLGKLVFFYDDNGISIDGEVDGWFTDNTPQRFESYGWQVIPAVDGHDVDAIRAAIEAARANTDQPTLVCCKTIIGFGSPNKQGKESCHGAPLGDDEITLTREQLGWQHGPFEIPADIASAWNAREKGAAAQSEWEQKFAAYEKAEPKLAAEFKRRMAGDLPADFAEKAQAYIQECQDKGETVASRKASQNTLNAYGPLLPELMGGSADLAGSNLTIWSDTKGLTKEDASGNYIYYGVREFGMAAIMNGIALHGGFVPYGATFLIFMEYCRNAVRMAALMKQRSIFVFTHDSIGLGEDGPTHQPIEQMASLRTTPNMSMWRPADTVESAVAWKAALERTDGPTAMVFSRQGLPAQPRDAQQLADVAKGAYILSDSEGTPDLILIATGSEVGLAQDAAAKLREQGKQVRVVSMPSTDVFDAQSAEYKQQVLPLDVTNRVAIEAGIADYWYKYVGLDGRIIGMTTFGESAPAGELFKEFGFTVDNVLEVAAELLDA, from the coding sequence ATGCCGTCTCGTAAAGATCTCGCCAACGCCATTCGCGCGCTGAGCATGGATGCGGTTCAGAAAGCCAAGTCCGGCCACCCGGGTGCGCCCATGGGTATGGCGGATATCGCCGAGGTACTGTGGAACGATTACCTGAACCACAACCCGGCCAACCCTCAGTGGGCCAACCGGGACCGCTTCGTGCTGTCCAACGGTCACGGCTCCATGCTGCAGTATTCATTGCTGCACCTGAGCGGTTACGACGTTTCCATCGAAGACATCAAGAACTTCCGCCAGCTGCATTCCAAGACGCCGGGCCATCCCGAGTACGGCTACACCCCGGGTATTGAAACCACCACCGGCCCCCTGGGCCAGGGCATTGCCAACGCTGTTGGTTTCGCCATTGCCGAGAAGTCCCTGGCAGCACAGTTCAACCGTCCGGGCCACGAGATTGTTGATCACTACACCTACGCATTCCTCGGCGACGGCTGCCTGATGGAAGGCATCTCCCACGAAGTGGCTTCCCTGGCCGGCACCCTGGGCCTTGGCAAACTGGTGTTCTTCTACGACGACAACGGTATTTCCATCGATGGCGAGGTTGATGGCTGGTTCACCGACAACACGCCGCAGCGTTTCGAGTCCTACGGCTGGCAGGTGATTCCCGCAGTCGACGGCCACGATGTCGACGCCATTCGCGCCGCGATCGAAGCCGCCCGCGCCAATACCGATCAGCCCACGCTGGTCTGCTGCAAGACCATCATCGGCTTCGGCTCCCCGAATAAGCAGGGCAAGGAAAGCTGCCACGGCGCCCCCCTGGGTGATGACGAAATCACCCTGACCCGCGAGCAACTGGGCTGGCAGCACGGACCATTCGAAATTCCGGCCGACATTGCCAGTGCCTGGAATGCCCGTGAAAAAGGTGCTGCTGCGCAGTCCGAGTGGGAGCAGAAGTTCGCCGCCTACGAAAAGGCCGAGCCGAAGCTGGCGGCTGAGTTCAAGCGCCGAATGGCGGGTGACCTGCCTGCCGATTTCGCTGAGAAAGCCCAGGCTTACATCCAGGAATGCCAGGACAAAGGCGAGACCGTTGCCTCCCGTAAGGCTTCCCAGAACACTCTGAACGCCTACGGCCCACTGCTGCCGGAACTGATGGGCGGCTCTGCCGACCTGGCCGGTTCCAACCTGACCATCTGGTCCGACACCAAGGGGCTGACCAAGGAAGACGCCAGCGGCAACTACATCTACTACGGTGTGCGTGAATTCGGCATGGCCGCCATCATGAACGGCATCGCCCTGCACGGTGGTTTCGTGCCCTACGGCGCGACCTTCCTGATCTTCATGGAGTACTGCCGCAACGCTGTGCGCATGGCCGCGCTGATGAAGCAGCGTTCCATCTTCGTGTTCACCCACGATTCCATCGGCCTGGGCGAAGACGGCCCGACTCACCAGCCGATCGAGCAGATGGCCAGCCTGCGCACCACGCCCAACATGAGCATGTGGCGTCCGGCTGATACCGTTGAATCTGCGGTAGCCTGGAAAGCAGCGCTTGAGCGCACCGATGGCCCGACTGCCATGGTGTTCTCACGTCAGGGCCTGCCGGCACAGCCGCGCGATGCCCAGCAGCTGGCTGATGTGGCCAAGGGCGCTTACATCCTGTCAGACAGCGAAGGCACACCGGACCTTATCCTGATCGCCACTGGCTCCGAAGTCGGCCTGGCCCAGGACGCGGCAGCCAAGCTGCGTGAGCAGGGCAAGCAAGTGCGCGTGGTCTCCATGCCGTCCACCGATGTGTTCGATGCCCAGAGCGCCGAGTACAAGCAGCAGGTTCTGCCGTTGGACGTCACCAACCGCGTCGCTATCGAAGCCGGCATTGCCGACTACTGGTACAAGTACGTTGGCCTGGATGGCCGCATCATCGGCATGACCACCTTTGGTGAGTCCGCCCCGGCCGGCGAGCTGTTCAAGGAATTCGGCTTCACCGTCGACAACGTTCTGGAAGTGGCTGCTGAGCTTCTGGACGCCTGA
- the gap gene encoding type I glyceraldehyde-3-phosphate dehydrogenase, whose product MPDSAPFRVAINGYGRIGQCVLRALYENGFRDHLQVVAINELSDIDTIAHLTRYDSTHGRFQGEISVSGQDLMVNGDAIRVLSHADPAELPWRLLDVDLVLECSGAFSDRATAEKHIDSGATRLLFSQPAESDVDRTVVYGVNHADLTADDVIVAAASCTTNCLVPVIKVLDEAFGVEQGSTTTIHAAMNDQPVIDAYHHQDLRRTRSALHNIVPVETGLAKGIERLLPNMEGKFSSVAMRVPTMNVSAIDMVVNVGKATEVAAVNNLLKEAANGPLKRILGYTDELLASSDFNHDAHSGVVDGGQTRVTGGTMVKVLCWFDNEWGFANRMLDVSRSWLTKQKT is encoded by the coding sequence ATGCCAGACTCTGCGCCTTTTCGTGTCGCGATCAACGGGTACGGCCGAATCGGCCAGTGCGTGTTGCGTGCGCTTTATGAAAACGGCTTTCGCGACCACCTGCAGGTGGTCGCCATTAATGAGCTGTCGGATATCGACACCATTGCCCACCTGACCCGATACGACTCCACCCATGGCCGGTTCCAGGGTGAAATTTCGGTATCGGGCCAGGATCTTATGGTCAATGGCGATGCCATCCGTGTGTTGAGTCATGCTGACCCGGCAGAACTGCCCTGGCGTCTGCTGGACGTGGATCTGGTGCTGGAATGCTCCGGCGCCTTCTCTGATCGCGCGACTGCCGAGAAGCACATCGATTCCGGCGCCACGCGCCTGCTGTTCTCGCAGCCGGCCGAGTCGGACGTCGATCGCACCGTGGTTTATGGCGTCAACCACGCCGACCTCACGGCAGACGACGTGATCGTTGCGGCGGCTTCCTGCACCACCAACTGCCTGGTGCCGGTCATCAAGGTACTGGACGAAGCCTTCGGTGTGGAGCAGGGCAGTACCACCACCATTCACGCGGCGATGAACGACCAGCCCGTGATAGATGCCTACCACCATCAGGACCTGCGTCGAACCCGCAGCGCCCTGCACAATATCGTTCCGGTGGAAACCGGCCTCGCCAAGGGCATTGAGCGGCTGCTACCCAACATGGAAGGCAAGTTCAGCTCGGTGGCCATGCGGGTACCGACCATGAACGTTTCCGCCATCGACATGGTGGTCAACGTGGGCAAGGCAACCGAGGTGGCAGCGGTGAATAACCTGTTAAAAGAGGCCGCCAACGGCCCGTTGAAGCGCATACTCGGCTATACCGACGAACTGCTGGCCAGCTCCGATTTCAATCACGACGCCCATTCCGGCGTGGTAGACGGCGGCCAGACCCGGGTAACCGGGGGCACCATGGTGAAAGTGCTGTGCTGGTTCGATAATGAGTGGGGGTTCGCGAACCGGATGCTCGATGTCAGCCGTAGTTGGCTGACGAAACAAAAAACCTGA
- a CDS encoding phosphoglycerate kinase has translation MAIKKMTDLNLAGKRVLIREDLNVPVKDGKVSSDARIRASLPTIKAAKDAGAKVMLMSHLGRPEEGVYDEASSMKPVADHLTKVLGQEVRMIKDYLDGVEVADGEVVLFENVRFNKGEKKDNEDLAKKYAALCDVYVMDAFGTAHRAQASTHGVAKFAPEACAGPLLAAELEALGKALDNPAKPVVAIVGGSKVSTKLDVLNALEKVCDSIIVGGGIANTFLAAAGHPVGKSLCEHDLIDTAKEIASRVEIPLPVDVVVASEFAETAAATTKNISDVSDDDMILDVGPETAGKFADVLKNAKTILWNGPVGVFEFDQFGNGTKALAHAIAESDAFSLAGGGDTVAAVDKYGVADKISYISTGGGAFLEFVEGKTLPAVAVLEERGA, from the coding sequence ATGGCCATCAAGAAAATGACCGACCTGAACCTCGCCGGCAAGCGAGTACTGATCCGCGAAGACCTGAACGTACCGGTCAAGGACGGCAAAGTCTCCAGCGACGCCCGTATCCGCGCGTCACTGCCTACCATCAAGGCCGCCAAAGATGCCGGCGCCAAAGTCATGTTGATGTCCCACCTCGGCCGCCCGGAAGAAGGCGTGTACGACGAAGCCTCCTCCATGAAGCCCGTTGCCGATCACCTGACCAAAGTGCTGGGCCAGGAAGTGCGCATGATCAAGGACTACCTGGACGGTGTTGAAGTGGCCGATGGCGAAGTGGTTCTGTTCGAGAACGTTCGCTTCAACAAAGGTGAAAAGAAAGACAACGAAGACCTCGCGAAAAAGTACGCCGCCCTGTGTGATGTTTACGTGATGGATGCCTTCGGCACCGCCCATCGCGCCCAGGCATCAACTCACGGCGTGGCCAAGTTCGCCCCCGAAGCCTGCGCCGGCCCGCTGCTGGCGGCCGAACTCGAAGCCCTCGGCAAAGCCCTGGATAACCCGGCCAAGCCCGTGGTTGCAATCGTTGGCGGTTCAAAGGTTTCCACCAAGCTCGACGTGCTGAATGCACTGGAGAAGGTTTGCGACTCCATCATTGTGGGCGGCGGCATCGCCAACACCTTCCTGGCGGCGGCTGGTCACCCGGTTGGCAAATCCCTGTGTGAACACGACTTGATCGACACCGCCAAAGAGATCGCCAGCCGCGTTGAAATCCCGCTGCCGGTAGACGTGGTTGTTGCCAGCGAGTTCGCCGAAACCGCGGCCGCCACCACCAAGAACATCTCCGACGTCAGCGACGACGACATGATCCTCGACGTAGGCCCGGAAACTGCCGGCAAGTTCGCCGACGTATTGAAGAACGCCAAAACCATTCTCTGGAACGGTCCTGTAGGCGTATTCGAATTCGACCAGTTCGGTAACGGCACCAAAGCACTTGCTCACGCCATCGCCGAAAGCGACGCCTTTTCCCTCGCCGGCGGCGGTGATACTGTCGCCGCCGTTGACAAGTACGGCGTTGCTGACAAAATCTCGTATATCTCCACCGGCGGTGGCGCCTTCCTGGAATTCGTAGAAGGCAAGACGCTCCCGGCAGTAGCGGTACTGGAAGAACGCGGCGCGTAA
- the fba gene encoding class II fructose-bisphosphate aldolase (catalyzes the reversible aldol condensation of dihydroxyacetonephosphate and glyceraldehyde 3-phosphate in the Calvin cycle, glycolysis, and/or gluconeogenesis): MALISMRQMLDHAAEHGYGVPAFNVNNLEQMRAIMEAADKTDSPVIVQASAGARKYAGAPFLRHLILAAIEEFPHIPVVMHQDHGTSPSVCQRSIQLGFSSVMMDGSLGEDGKTPTDYDYNVDVTRRTVEMAHACGVSVEGELGCLGSLETGQAGEEDGIGAEGTLDHSQMLTDPEEAADFVKKTHVDALAIAIGTSHGAYKFTRPPTGDILAIDQIKAIHARIPDTHLVMHGSSSVPQEWLKIINEYGGEIPETYGVPVEEIVEGIKHGVRKVNIDTDLRLASTGAVRRFLAENPAEFDPRKFLKETMKAMTEVCIARYEAFGCAGNASKIKPVNLERMFERYASGELDPKVK, translated from the coding sequence ATGGCCCTGATTTCGATGCGGCAAATGCTGGATCACGCCGCCGAGCATGGTTACGGTGTGCCAGCCTTTAACGTCAACAACCTGGAACAGATGCGCGCCATCATGGAAGCCGCCGACAAAACCGACTCCCCGGTGATTGTCCAGGCCTCTGCCGGTGCCCGCAAATACGCCGGCGCTCCCTTCCTGCGCCACCTGATCCTGGCGGCCATCGAAGAATTCCCGCACATCCCGGTGGTCATGCACCAGGACCATGGCACCAGCCCCTCCGTGTGCCAGCGCTCCATCCAGTTGGGCTTCAGCTCCGTGATGATGGACGGCTCGCTTGGTGAAGACGGTAAAACCCCCACCGACTACGATTACAACGTTGACGTTACCCGCCGCACCGTTGAAATGGCCCACGCCTGTGGTGTCTCCGTAGAGGGCGAGCTGGGCTGCCTGGGTTCCCTCGAAACCGGCCAGGCCGGTGAAGAAGACGGTATCGGTGCGGAAGGTACCCTGGATCACAGCCAGATGCTGACCGACCCGGAAGAAGCGGCGGACTTCGTCAAGAAAACCCACGTTGATGCCCTGGCCATCGCCATCGGCACCAGCCACGGCGCCTACAAGTTTACTCGTCCGCCCACGGGCGACATCCTGGCCATCGACCAGATCAAAGCCATCCACGCCCGCATTCCAGACACCCACCTGGTTATGCACGGCTCCAGCTCCGTACCCCAGGAGTGGCTGAAGATCATCAACGAATACGGTGGTGAGATCCCGGAAACCTACGGTGTGCCGGTTGAAGAAATCGTAGAGGGCATCAAGCACGGCGTGCGCAAGGTCAACATCGATACCGATCTGCGCCTGGCCAGCACCGGCGCCGTTCGTCGCTTCCTGGCTGAAAATCCGGCCGAGTTCGACCCGCGCAAATTCCTCAAGGAAACCATGAAGGCCATGACCGAAGTGTGCATCGCACGCTACGAGGCCTTCGGTTGTGCCGGCAACGCCAGCAAGATCAAGCCGGTTAACCTCGAGCGCATGTTCGAGCGTTACGCCTCTGGTGAGCTGGACCCGAAGGTCAAGTAA